A single Botrytis cinerea B05.10 chromosome 1, complete sequence DNA region contains:
- the Bos1 gene encoding Bos1, with protein MEDSTIAHTTAILQTLALSSIDLPLTNVYGNKGIRLPGADTAEKLALERELAALVSRVQRLEARAITVNNQTLPDTPNELGAPSAFADVLTGAPSRASKSTTSRQQLVNSLLAAREAPTGGERPPKFTKLSDEELEALREHVDHQSKQLDSQKSELAGVHAQLFEQKQRQEQALNVLEVERVAALERELKKHQQANEAFQKALREIGEIVTAVARGDLSKKVQIHSVEMDPEITTFKRVINTMMDQLQIFSSEVSRVAREVGTEGILGGQAKISGVDGTWKELTDNVNVMAQNLTDQVREIASVTTAVAHGDLTQKIERPAQGEILQLQQTINTMVDQLRTFAAEVTRVARDVGTEGILGGQAEIEGVQGMWNTLIVNVNAMANNLTTQVRDIAIVTTAVAKGDLTQKVQAECKGEIKQLKETINSMVDQLQQFAREVTKIAREVGTEGRLGGQATVHDVEGTWRDLTENVNGMAMNLTTQVREIAKVTTAVARGDLTKKIEVEVQGEIASLKDTINTMVDRLSTFAFEVSKVAREVGTDGTLGGQAQVDNVEGKWKDLTENVNTMARNLTTQVRGISTVTQAIANGDMSQKIEVAAAGEILILKETINNMVDRLSIFSNEVQRVAKDVGVDGKMGGQADVAGIGGRWKEITTDVNTMANNLTTQVRAFGDITNAATDGDFTKLITVEASGEMDELKRKINQMVYNLRDSIQRNTLAREAAEFANRTKSEFLANMSHEIRTPMNGIIGMTQLTLDTDLTQYQREMLNIVHNLANSLLTIIDDILDLSKIEANRMIMEEIPYTLRGTVFNALKTLAVKANEKFLDLTYRVDSSVPDHVVGDSFRLRQVILNLVGNAIKFTEHGEVSLTIQKAEQDHCAPNEYAVEFCVSDTGIGIQADKLNLIFDTFQQADGSMTRKFGGTGLGLSISKRLVNLMRGDVWVKSQYGKGSSFYFTCTVRLATSDISFIQKQLKPYQGHNVLFIDKGQTGHGKEIITMLTQLGLVPVVVDSEQHTILLGNGRTKEKIASTYDVIVVDSIESARKLRSIDEFKYIPIVLLAPVIHVSLKSALDLGITSYMTTPCLTIDLGNGMIPALENRAAPSLADNTKSFDILLAEDNIVNQRLAVKILEKYHHVVTVVGNGQEALDAIKEKRYDVILMDVQMPIMGGFEATAKIREYERSLGTQRTPIIALTAHAMLGDREKCIQAQMDEYLSKPLKQNHLIQTILKCATLGGALLEKGREVRQSANEESPNSQNGPRGAQHPASSPTPAHMRPAIEPRAYTTTGPINHGSAESPSLVTADAEDPLARLLMRAHSS; from the exons ATGGAGGATTCTACAATAGCACATACTACTGCGATCCTGCAAACTCTCGCATTATCGAGCATCGATCTTCCACTGACGAATGTTTACGGCAACAAGGGGATTAGGTTACCAGGTGCAGATACGGCAGAGAAGCTTGCCCTCGAACGAGAACTTGCGGCCTTGGTATCCAGAGTCCAAAGATTAGAAGCAAGGGCGATCACAGTCAATAATCAAACCCTGCCCGATACGCCGAATGAATTAGGAGCGCCATCTGCTTTCGCAGATGTACTCACTGGTGCCCCATCCCGAGCCTCAAAGAGTACTACATCCCGACAACAGCTCGTAAATTCGTTGCTTGCCGCCAGAGAAGCGCCCACCGGCGGTGAAAGACCTCCTAAATTTACGAAATTAAGTGACGAGGAACTCGAAGCACTCCGCGAACATGTCGACCATCAATCGAAACAACTCGATAGTCAAAAATCTGAGCTGGCCGGTGTACATGCTCAACTGTTTGAGCAGAAGCAGAGACAAGAACAAGCACTCAACGTTCTTGAAGTCGAACGCGTAGCAGCTCTCGAAAGAGAACTGAAGAAGCATCAACAAGCCAACGAGGCTTTCCAAAAAGCTCTACGGGAAATAGGAGAGATTGTCACAGCTGTAGCTAGGGGTGATCTCAGTAAGAAGGTACAAATCCACTCCGTGGAGATGGACCCTGAGATTACAACTTTCAAGCGT GTTATTAATACTATGATGGATCAACTTCAGATATTCTCTAGTGAGGTTTCTCGTGTAGCTAGAGAGGTCGGCACAGAAGGTATTCTCGGTGGACAAGCCAAGATTTCTGGTGTTGATGGTACATGGAAGGAGTTGACTGACAATG TCAACGTTATGGCACAAAATCTCACCGATCAAGTCCGAGAAATTGCTTCCGTCACTACTGCTGTAGCTCATGGAGATCTCACACAAAAGATTGAGAGACCAGCCCAGGGTGAGATACTCCAACTGCAACAAACTATCAATACCATGGTGGATCAATTGAGAACGTTCGCCGCCGAGGTCACCCGCGTAGCAAGAGATGTAGGAACTGAAGGTATTCTTGGGGGTCAAGCAGAAATCGAAGGCGTCCAGGGCATGTGGAACACATTGATAGTGAACGTCAACGCTATGGCCAATAACCTCACCACACAAGTGCGCGATATAGCCATTGTCACAACAGCTGTCGCAAAGGGAGACCTGACTCAAAAGGTCCAAGCAGAATGTAAGGGTGAAATCAAGCAGTTGAAGGAGACTATAAATTCCATGGTGGACCAATTACAACAATTTGCGCGAGAAGTCACGAAGATTGCTAGGGAGGTCGGTACCGAAGGTAGACTGGGTGGACAAGCAACAGTGCATGATGTTGAAGGCACTTGGAGAGACCTCACCGAAAATGTGAATGGTATGGCCATGAATCTTACGACACAAGTACGAGAGATTGCAAAGGTTACCACCGCTGTCGCCAGAGGAGATTTGACCAAGAAGATTGAAGTCGAGGTTCAGGGAGAAATCGCTTCGCTGAAAGATACCATCAACACCATGGTGGACAGACTTAGTACATTCGCTTTTGAGGTTAGCAAAGTCGCCAGGGAGGTCGGAACTGATGGAACTCTTGGTGGACAAGCGCAAGTTGATAACGTCGAAGGAAAGTGGAAAGACCTCACTGAAAATGTGAACACCATGGCCAGAAACTTGACTACTCAAGTACGAGGTATCTCGACTGTTACACAAGCTATTGCCAATGGAGACATGAGTCAGAAGATTGAGGTTGCTGCTGCGGGTGAAATACTCATACTAAAGGAAACCATAAATAACATGGTAGACAGATTGAGTATCTTCTCCAACGAAGTGCAAAGAGTCGCCAAAGATGTGGGTGTGGATGGTAAGATGGGTGGCCAAGCTGACGTTGCTGGGATTGGCGGCCGTTGGAAAGAGATCACAACGGATGTCAATACCATGGCTAACAACTTGACAACCCAAGTGCGCGCCTTTGGTGATATAACTAACGCCGCAACCGATGGCGACTTCACAAAATTGATCACTGTCGAGGCATctggagagatggatgagCTGAAGCGAAAGATCAACCAGATGGTGTACAATCTGAGGGACAGTATTCAAAGAAACACCTTGGCTAGGGAGGCTGCCGAATTCGCCAATAGGACGAAGTCTGAATTCTTGGCTAACATGTCTCACGAGATTCGAACACCT ATGAACGGTATCATTGGTATGACTCAGTTGACACTCGACACCGATCTTACTCAATATCAACGAGAAATGCTCAACATTGTTCACAACTTGGCCAACAGTTTATTGACCATCATTGATGATATTCTCGATTTATCAAAGATCGAAGCAAACCGTATGATCATGGAGGAGATTCCATACACTCTTAGAGGAACCGTCTTCAACGCCCTCAAGACTCTCGCTGTCAAGGCAAATGAGAAGTTCCTAGACCTCACTTACCGCGTAGATAGCTCAGTTCCAGATCACGTGGTTGGTGATTCATTCCGTCTTCGACAAGTTATTCTCAACTTGGTTGGAAACGCTATCAAGTTCACAGAGCATGGTGAAGTTTCGTTGACCATCCAAAAAGCCGAGCAAGATCATTGTGCGCCGAACGAATATGCAGTCGAGTTTTGTGTTTCTGACACTGGTATCGGTATCCAAGCTGATAAGCtcaatttgattttcgaCACTTTCCAACAAGCTGACGGATCTATGACGAGGAAATTCGGAGGTACTGGTCTAGGTCTATCAATTTCGAAGAGACTTGTAAACCTCATGCGTGGAGATGTTTGGGTTAAGAGTCAGTACGGAAAAGGCAGTTCATTCTACTTCACGTGTACCGTCCGCCTCGCAACCTCAGATATCAGTTTCATTCAGAAACAACTCAAGCCATATCAAGGTCACAATGTTTTGTTTATCGACAAAGGACAGACTGGCCATGGCAAAGAAATAATCACTATGCTTACACAACTTGGTTTGGTACCCGTTGTTGTTGACTCTGAGCAGCACACTATTCTTCTCGGCAATGGAAGAACCAAGGAGAAGATTGCTTCAACTTATGACGTGATTGTTGTGGACTCAATTGAGTCCGCTCGAAAACTGCGATCAATCGATGAGTTCAAGTATATTCCAATTGTTCTCTTAGCTCCCGTTATTCATGTCAGCTTAAAGTCTGCTTTGGATCTTGGTATCACTTCTTACATGACCACTCCATGTTTAACGATCGATCTTGGCAATGGTATGATTCCTGCTTTGGAGAATCGAGCTGCACCCTCATTGGCGGACAACACAAAATCCTTCGACATTCTCTTGGCCGAAGATAACATCGTCAATCAACGCTTAGCGGTGAAGATTCTAGAAAAGTATCACCACGTCGTCACAGTCGTTGGCAATGGTCAAGAAGCACTAGATGCTATCAAGGAGAAACGATACGATGTTATTCTCATGGACGTTCAAATGCCAATTATG GGAGGATTCGAAGCAACCGCTAAGATTAGAGAGTACGAACGGAGTCTTGGAACGCAAAGAACGCCTATTATCGCACTTACAGCACACGCTATGTTGGGTGATCGCGAAAAATGTATTCAAGCCCAAATGGATGAATATCTTTCTAAGCCTCTGAAACAAAATCATCTTATTCAGACGATCTTGAAATGTGCAACCCTTGGAGGTGCATTGCTCGAGAAGGGTAGGGAGGTTAGGCAATCCGCTAATGAAGAGAGCCCCAATTCGCAAAATGGTCCTCGCGGTGCACAGCATCCTGCATCAAGTCCCACACCAGCCCATATGAGACCGGCTATCGAACCTCGTGCATACACGACCACTGGCCCTATAAATCATGGAAGTGCAGAGAGTCCTTCACTTGTAACGGCAGATGCTGAGGATCCACTTGCGAGG CTTCTAATGCGTGCGCATAGCAGCTAG
- the Bos1 gene encoding Bos1, with translation MEDSTIAHTTAILQTLALSSIDLPLTNVYGNKGIRLPGADTAEKLALERELAALVSRVQRLEARAITVNNQTLPDTPNELGAPSAFADVLTGAPSRASKSTTSRQQLVNSLLAAREAPTGGERPPKFTKLSDEELEALREHVDHQSKQLDSQKSELAGVHAQLFEQKQRQEQALNVLEVERVAALERELKKHQQANEAFQKALREIGEIVTAVARGDLSKKVQIHSVEMDPEITTFKRVINTMMDQLQIFSSEVSRVAREVGTEGILGGQAKISGVDGTWKELTDNVNVMAQNLTDQVREIASVTTAVAHGDLTQKIERPAQGEILQLQQTINTMVDQLRTFAAEVTRVARDVGTEGILGGQAEIEGVQGMWNTLIVNVNAMANNLTTQVRDIAIVTTAVAKGDLTQKVQAECKGEIKQLKETINSMVDQLQQFAREVTKIAREVGTEGRLGGQATVHDVEGTWRDLTENVNGMAMNLTTQVREIAKVTTAVARGDLTKKIEVEVQGEIASLKDTINTMVDRLSTFAFEVSKVAREVGTDGTLGGQAQVDNVEGKWKDLTENVNTMARNLTTQVRGISTVTQAIANGDMSQKIEVAAAGEILILKETINNMVDRLSIFSNEVQRVAKDVGVDGKMGGQADVAGIGGRWKEITTDVNTMANNLTTQVRAFGDITNAATDGDFTKLITVEASGEMDELKRKINQMVYNLRDSIQRNTLAREAAEFANRTKSEFLANMSHEIRTPMNGIIGMTQLTLDTDLTQYQREMLNIVHNLANSLLTIIDDILDLSKIEANRMIMEEIPYTLRGTVFNALKTLAVKANEKFLDLTYRVDSSVPDHVVGDSFRLRQVILNLVGNAIKFTEHGEVSLTIQKAEQDHCAPNEYAVEFCVSDTGIGIQADKLNLIFDTFQQADGSMTRKFGGTGLGLSISKRLVNLMRGDVWVKSQYGKGSSFYFTCTVRLATSDISFIQKQLKPYQGHNVLFIDKGQTGHGKEIITMLTQLGLVPVVVDSEQHTILLGNGRTKEKIASTYDVIVVDSIESARKLRSIDEFKYIPIVLLAPVIHVSLKSALDLGITSYMTTPCLTIDLGNGMIPALENRAAPSLADNTKSFDILLAEDNIVNQRLAVKILEKYHHVVTVVGNGQEALDAIKEKRYDVILMDVQMPIMGGFEATAKIREYERSLGTQRTPIIALTAHAMLGDREKCIQAQMDEYLSKPLKQNHLIQTILKCATLGGALLEKGREVRQSANEESPNSQNGPRGAQHPASSPTPAHMRPAIEPRAYTTTGPINHGSAESPSLVTADAEDPLARVSTC, from the exons ATGGAGGATTCTACAATAGCACATACTACTGCGATCCTGCAAACTCTCGCATTATCGAGCATCGATCTTCCACTGACGAATGTTTACGGCAACAAGGGGATTAGGTTACCAGGTGCAGATACGGCAGAGAAGCTTGCCCTCGAACGAGAACTTGCGGCCTTGGTATCCAGAGTCCAAAGATTAGAAGCAAGGGCGATCACAGTCAATAATCAAACCCTGCCCGATACGCCGAATGAATTAGGAGCGCCATCTGCTTTCGCAGATGTACTCACTGGTGCCCCATCCCGAGCCTCAAAGAGTACTACATCCCGACAACAGCTCGTAAATTCGTTGCTTGCCGCCAGAGAAGCGCCCACCGGCGGTGAAAGACCTCCTAAATTTACGAAATTAAGTGACGAGGAACTCGAAGCACTCCGCGAACATGTCGACCATCAATCGAAACAACTCGATAGTCAAAAATCTGAGCTGGCCGGTGTACATGCTCAACTGTTTGAGCAGAAGCAGAGACAAGAACAAGCACTCAACGTTCTTGAAGTCGAACGCGTAGCAGCTCTCGAAAGAGAACTGAAGAAGCATCAACAAGCCAACGAGGCTTTCCAAAAAGCTCTACGGGAAATAGGAGAGATTGTCACAGCTGTAGCTAGGGGTGATCTCAGTAAGAAGGTACAAATCCACTCCGTGGAGATGGACCCTGAGATTACAACTTTCAAGCGT GTTATTAATACTATGATGGATCAACTTCAGATATTCTCTAGTGAGGTTTCTCGTGTAGCTAGAGAGGTCGGCACAGAAGGTATTCTCGGTGGACAAGCCAAGATTTCTGGTGTTGATGGTACATGGAAGGAGTTGACTGACAATG TCAACGTTATGGCACAAAATCTCACCGATCAAGTCCGAGAAATTGCTTCCGTCACTACTGCTGTAGCTCATGGAGATCTCACACAAAAGATTGAGAGACCAGCCCAGGGTGAGATACTCCAACTGCAACAAACTATCAATACCATGGTGGATCAATTGAGAACGTTCGCCGCCGAGGTCACCCGCGTAGCAAGAGATGTAGGAACTGAAGGTATTCTTGGGGGTCAAGCAGAAATCGAAGGCGTCCAGGGCATGTGGAACACATTGATAGTGAACGTCAACGCTATGGCCAATAACCTCACCACACAAGTGCGCGATATAGCCATTGTCACAACAGCTGTCGCAAAGGGAGACCTGACTCAAAAGGTCCAAGCAGAATGTAAGGGTGAAATCAAGCAGTTGAAGGAGACTATAAATTCCATGGTGGACCAATTACAACAATTTGCGCGAGAAGTCACGAAGATTGCTAGGGAGGTCGGTACCGAAGGTAGACTGGGTGGACAAGCAACAGTGCATGATGTTGAAGGCACTTGGAGAGACCTCACCGAAAATGTGAATGGTATGGCCATGAATCTTACGACACAAGTACGAGAGATTGCAAAGGTTACCACCGCTGTCGCCAGAGGAGATTTGACCAAGAAGATTGAAGTCGAGGTTCAGGGAGAAATCGCTTCGCTGAAAGATACCATCAACACCATGGTGGACAGACTTAGTACATTCGCTTTTGAGGTTAGCAAAGTCGCCAGGGAGGTCGGAACTGATGGAACTCTTGGTGGACAAGCGCAAGTTGATAACGTCGAAGGAAAGTGGAAAGACCTCACTGAAAATGTGAACACCATGGCCAGAAACTTGACTACTCAAGTACGAGGTATCTCGACTGTTACACAAGCTATTGCCAATGGAGACATGAGTCAGAAGATTGAGGTTGCTGCTGCGGGTGAAATACTCATACTAAAGGAAACCATAAATAACATGGTAGACAGATTGAGTATCTTCTCCAACGAAGTGCAAAGAGTCGCCAAAGATGTGGGTGTGGATGGTAAGATGGGTGGCCAAGCTGACGTTGCTGGGATTGGCGGCCGTTGGAAAGAGATCACAACGGATGTCAATACCATGGCTAACAACTTGACAACCCAAGTGCGCGCCTTTGGTGATATAACTAACGCCGCAACCGATGGCGACTTCACAAAATTGATCACTGTCGAGGCATctggagagatggatgagCTGAAGCGAAAGATCAACCAGATGGTGTACAATCTGAGGGACAGTATTCAAAGAAACACCTTGGCTAGGGAGGCTGCCGAATTCGCCAATAGGACGAAGTCTGAATTCTTGGCTAACATGTCTCACGAGATTCGAACACCT ATGAACGGTATCATTGGTATGACTCAGTTGACACTCGACACCGATCTTACTCAATATCAACGAGAAATGCTCAACATTGTTCACAACTTGGCCAACAGTTTATTGACCATCATTGATGATATTCTCGATTTATCAAAGATCGAAGCAAACCGTATGATCATGGAGGAGATTCCATACACTCTTAGAGGAACCGTCTTCAACGCCCTCAAGACTCTCGCTGTCAAGGCAAATGAGAAGTTCCTAGACCTCACTTACCGCGTAGATAGCTCAGTTCCAGATCACGTGGTTGGTGATTCATTCCGTCTTCGACAAGTTATTCTCAACTTGGTTGGAAACGCTATCAAGTTCACAGAGCATGGTGAAGTTTCGTTGACCATCCAAAAAGCCGAGCAAGATCATTGTGCGCCGAACGAATATGCAGTCGAGTTTTGTGTTTCTGACACTGGTATCGGTATCCAAGCTGATAAGCtcaatttgattttcgaCACTTTCCAACAAGCTGACGGATCTATGACGAGGAAATTCGGAGGTACTGGTCTAGGTCTATCAATTTCGAAGAGACTTGTAAACCTCATGCGTGGAGATGTTTGGGTTAAGAGTCAGTACGGAAAAGGCAGTTCATTCTACTTCACGTGTACCGTCCGCCTCGCAACCTCAGATATCAGTTTCATTCAGAAACAACTCAAGCCATATCAAGGTCACAATGTTTTGTTTATCGACAAAGGACAGACTGGCCATGGCAAAGAAATAATCACTATGCTTACACAACTTGGTTTGGTACCCGTTGTTGTTGACTCTGAGCAGCACACTATTCTTCTCGGCAATGGAAGAACCAAGGAGAAGATTGCTTCAACTTATGACGTGATTGTTGTGGACTCAATTGAGTCCGCTCGAAAACTGCGATCAATCGATGAGTTCAAGTATATTCCAATTGTTCTCTTAGCTCCCGTTATTCATGTCAGCTTAAAGTCTGCTTTGGATCTTGGTATCACTTCTTACATGACCACTCCATGTTTAACGATCGATCTTGGCAATGGTATGATTCCTGCTTTGGAGAATCGAGCTGCACCCTCATTGGCGGACAACACAAAATCCTTCGACATTCTCTTGGCCGAAGATAACATCGTCAATCAACGCTTAGCGGTGAAGATTCTAGAAAAGTATCACCACGTCGTCACAGTCGTTGGCAATGGTCAAGAAGCACTAGATGCTATCAAGGAGAAACGATACGATGTTATTCTCATGGACGTTCAAATGCCAATTATG GGAGGATTCGAAGCAACCGCTAAGATTAGAGAGTACGAACGGAGTCTTGGAACGCAAAGAACGCCTATTATCGCACTTACAGCACACGCTATGTTGGGTGATCGCGAAAAATGTATTCAAGCCCAAATGGATGAATATCTTTCTAAGCCTCTGAAACAAAATCATCTTATTCAGACGATCTTGAAATGTGCAACCCTTGGAGGTGCATTGCTCGAGAAGGGTAGGGAGGTTAGGCAATCCGCTAATGAAGAGAGCCCCAATTCGCAAAATGGTCCTCGCGGTGCACAGCATCCTGCATCAAGTCCCACACCAGCCCATATGAGACCGGCTATCGAACCTCGTGCATACACGACCACTGGCCCTATAAATCATGGAAGTGCAGAGAGTCCTTCACTTGTAACGGCAGATGCTGAGGATCCACTTGCGAGGGTAAGCACTTGCTGA
- the BccrnA gene encoding BccrnA gives MFKIQTLWQAPEINPVNGKARSIPVLNPFNKYGRVFFFSWWGFLIAFWSWYAFPPLLSLTIKKDLHLTQNEIANSNIIALVATLLVRLVAGPCCDHFGPKVTFAGCLLLGAIPTALAGTVTTATGLMVLRFFIGILGGSFVPCQVWSTGFFDKNIVGTANSLTGGWGNSGGGITYFVMPAIVDSLILNQGLTAHVAWRVSFIVPFILITTTAISMLILCPDTPTGKWSDRHLAVQQNLRAHGIHSPSDNIVSVPGSITDRKPDNIHTPTDPVSSSNSTFGNEKRLEEEAQIASAKHSTTEPYNNEASLPPQEMLTTARGEVIQKPSFHEALNVILTPQTLLVASCYFCSFGAELAINSILGSYYLKNFPKLGEAGTGRWAAMFGLLNIVFRPLGGILSDLLYRKTGNVWAKKIWLHTLAIFTGAFLIAIGLTDSHNHSTMFGLVAGMGLFLEAGNGANFSLVPHIHPFANGIISGVVGACGNLGGIVFAIIFRYEGKDYARCFWIIGVFTIAVNVAVSWVKPIPKGQVGGR, from the exons ATGTTCAAAATCCAAACGCTCTGGCAGGCGCCAGAGATCAATCCGGTCAACGGAAAAGCTCGATCTATCCCCGTCCTTAATCCTTTTAACAAATACGGCAGAgtgttcttcttttcttggtgGGGCTTTTTAATAGCCTTTTGGTCCTG GTATGCCTTTCCGCCATTG CTATCTCTCACTATCAAGAAAGATCTTCACCTCACTCAAAATGAGATCGCAAATTCCAACATTATTGCTCTTGTGGCGAC ACTTCTCGTCCGATTAGTCGCAGGACCATGTTGCGATCACTTCGGCCCCAAGGTCACATTTGCAGGATGCTTACTACTCGGAGCCATTCCAACTGCTCTTGCCGGCACCGTGACGACTGCAACCGGTCTTATGGTCCTTCGATTCTTCATTGGTATACTCGGTGGCTCTTTTGTTCCATGTCAAGTATGGTCCACTGGCTTTTTCGATAAGAACATTGTTGGTACAGCCAACTCCTTGACCGGTGGTTGGGGAAATTC TGGAGGAGGAATAACTTATTTCGTCATGCCAGCCATTGTCGACTCTCTGATACTGAACCAAGGACTCACTGCTCATGTCGCTTGGAGAGTATCCTTCATCGTCCCCTTTATTCTCATAACCACAACGGCCATATCGATGCTCATCCTCTGCCCTGACACCCCAACTGGCAAATGGTCAGATAGACACCTCGCGGTCCAACAAAATCTCCGAGCCCACGGCATCCACAGCCCCTCAGACAATATAGTGTCCGTACCCGGTTCAATCACTGACCGCAAGCCTGATAACATCCATACGCCCACCGATCCCGTCTCCTCCTCAAACTCTACATTCGGCAATGAAAAACGccttgaagaagaagcacaAATCGCGTCAGCCAAGCATAGCACCACAGAACCTTACAACAACGAAgcttccctccctccccaagAAATGCTCACTACAGCTCGGGGCGAAGTAATCCAAAAACCCTCTTTCCACGAAGCCCTCAACGTAATACTCACTCCACAAACCCTCCTTGTCGCTTCCTGTTACTTCTGTTCCTTCGGTGCCGAGCTAGCCATCAACTCCATCCTCGGCTCCTACTATCTCAAAAACTTCCCCAAGCTAGGCGAAGCCGGAACCGGTCGCTGGGCAGCCATGTTCGGTCTCCTCAACATTGTTTTCCGTCCTCTAGGCGGCATTCTCTCCGATCTCCTCTATCGCAAAACAGGAAACGTGTGGGCGAAGAAAATTTGGCTGCACACTCTTGCCATTTTCACCGGCGCCTTTCTGATCGCCATCGGACTCACGGACTCACATAACCACTCCACGATGTTTGGGCTCGTAGCAGGCATGGGACTGTTTCTCGAAGCAGGCAATGGGGCAAATTTTTCGCTTGTGCcccatatccatccattcgcCAATGGGATCATCAGTGGTGTCGTTGGCGCGTGCGGAAATTTGGGAGGAATCGTGTTTGCGATTATTTTCCGCTACGAGGGGAAGGACTATGCGAGGTGTTTTTGGATTATTGGCGTCTTCACAATTGCAGTTAATGTGGCAGTGTCGTGGGTGAAACCGATTCCGAAGGGACAGGTTGGAGGGAGATGA